AAAGCAAGCAAACTGCAGTAGATTGGACCAGCCTGTCTGATGCCAATGATAGCACTTCAGGATGCAGTAAGCACCAGTGAATGCTGCTCATGTTTGGCTGCTGTGCTCATCTGTACTTTTGCATCTTGAGAAATGACCAAAAAAGACAGTACTCCAGGGAGCAAAGAGCTGTTTTTTTCATGAGTGTGGAAGGAGCTGGGTAACTCCTTTACAGGCCAGAAGCACCATGTGCAGGCTTGGGGACTGCACTCTTACCCCACTGCAATGCCAGATAAAATCAGGGTGGCAGGTGGAAACCATGCCTTCTGCCAAAGAGTAATAGTGATATAAATTAGTCGAGTCCCAAATAggatttttagaatttattaaataaataaaggcaagcaaacagcgcTGGGTGCGCCGGGAGTCTCTGCCCACCAAGACAGGGGTGTTTTTGGTGTACCCCAAATCTGTAGCCTCGTGGAGCTGCCTCAGACCCTTGATCGGGGCACTGGCTTTGGGGGTCGGGGGGTGGTTCCTCTGTCTCGGGGTAGTCGAGGCTGCTGTACTGGTCCTGCAGCACCCGACTGGCTGAGTTGGACAGCCATGGGACCTGTGGTGGAGGCGGGCGAGGCGGGCGGCCCCGTGGCTGGCGAGGCAGTTTTGCAGGCACGGGCGACGGCTGTTGGGTCCAGGTCTCAGAGGGGTTGGAGCGGGGaatccagctccccatgtctGAGGTGCGTCTGCTGATGTCGGCCTGAGATGCTGAAGCGGCAGCGATGCGCCTGTGGAGAGAGCAGGCTACTGAagccctgctgtggctgcagagccaggcaggtTCTAGGGTGCAGGACAGCACTGGGCAGCCCATGGGGTGTAGGCACCCGGCTGGACACAGGAATTGTGAGCACGAAGAGCTCCATGCAGAAAATGGGACACACTGCACCCCTCACCTAGGGCACTGCTCGCCTGCCCATAGCTCACCTTGTCGGAGCCCTGAGCATCCTGACCTGCCTGCTCTGCACGTGCTTGGAAGGAGACCTGACCTTGGTAGACCAAGGACACGAAGCTGGACATGGCACTGCAGGGCCAGGAGAGCCTCCTGTTCTCCTTTCTCAGTGTGCCTGGCAGAACCCAGCACTCAGCTcccctgcccatccctggcCAGACAAGAGTACAGCTTTGCCTCTCTAGCACCACCTAAAAGGGTGATTTCTGCTGGTAGGTTCACTGCTAAGGGAGATGTCGCTATTGTGCTGCTCACTTTATATGGCAGTGTCACCCcttactggttttcttcctgattttgcTCTGCCCACCTCTGGTGCTGGGTCTGCTCTTGCCAAGGCAGGGTCACTTTTAACTCATAATTGAAACAGTAAGAACAGGTTTCAGAAATGAGTGCCCAAGAATTGAGAGGCCAGTTAATACCAGAATACCCTACCTCTAAATGCTTCATCGCCAGTAGCAGCCATCTAAGACTGAATTTTCGCAACCCTGCCCCCCCTCCTCAAAAGCTCACCGTCTTCTCTTCCTCCACAGATGGATCACACAGCAAAATACCATCCCAAGCAGCATAGAGCCCAAGACCGCCATGATGCCTTCTGTGCAGAGCTTGCGGAATTCATTCTGATCTGCagcatttgggtttttcttgTCATCCACACCTGCAGGCAGAATTCTGTACGCTGCACGCTACTGGTAATCTCACAAGAGGTCTGACACCACCAGGAAATGTTCTTTCTCGCTCGCTCAGTGAACTTCCTGGGACTGAGACATTTCCTTGGTTTCaaccaaggaagaaaagaaggaaactcCCAAAGCTGCTGCAAATGAGTGCGTCCGGGAGCCTCTCTCTAGGGTGCAtcctctgctcctctcagcTTTGCTTACATTCTGGGATAACCATAATAACTTATGTTACAAGGGCAGTGTAGCTCTGTCGGTTCTGGAGATGACAGTGGTTTTGTAAAGCTACAAAGAGAACCTCCCTCCTGAGAGCAGAGACTCTCCTCACACATTTCTGCGGACACAGATTACCTTTCATTTAGGAAGGATGAACTCCTGTCCTTCATGGTGAGCCGCTATCAGAGGAGAAGAAACATGGGCTCCGGTCTTGAGCCTCCCCCTTCTCTCAGACTGGTTACGTCTGTCTGCTGCGTCTCATTTTCCCCACTTGCAAAATGAAGCCGAGGATGCTGTGCTTTGCTCCTACACCACTGTGTGGCTTGAAGGAGGTGTTGAGAGCTTCTGTTACCGTAACAGGTAGGAAATACTTGTGGAGCTGGAACCTTTGAAATGGGCAAAGCCATAGGACGGAAATGCAGTCATGGTGCACTGGCATTCCTGAGAGACTTCCTGTGACAGATGGGAACCTTTGCTGGTTTTCGTTTGCCTGTTTGGCTTTCTGCATCTGGGATCAAGATGTTGGAAATACCTTTgaccttccctttcttttcctttactgaaAAGATCCAGACATATTTTGGGCTTGCAGTGGGGATTGCCTGACAGAGGATACAGCAACAAAATTAAAGCAAGCAAACTGCAGTAGATTGGACCAGCCTGTCTGATGCCAATGATAGCACTTCAGGATGCAGTAAGCACCAGTGAATGCTGCTCATGTTTGGCTGCTGTGCTCATCTGTACTTTTGCATCTTGAGAAATGACCAAAAAAGACAGTACTCCAGGGAGCAAAGAGCTGTTTTTTTCATGAGTGTGGAAGGAGCTGGGTAACTCCTTTACAGGCCAGAAGCACCATGTGCAGGCTTGGGGACTGCACTCTTACCCCACTGCAATGCCAGATAAAATCAGGGTGGCAGGTGGAAACCATGCCTTCTGCCAAAGAGTAATAGTGATATAAATTAGTCGAGTCCCAAATAggatttttagaatttattaaataaataaaggcaagcaaacagcgcTGGGTGCGCCGGGAGTCTCTGCCCACCAAGACAGGGGTGTTTTTGGTGTACCCCAAATCTGTAGCCTCGTGGAGCTGCCTCAGACCCTTGATCGGGGCACTGGCTTTGGGGGTCGGGGGGGTGGTTCCTCTGTCTCGGGGTAGTCGAGGCTGCTGTACTGGTCCTGCAGCACCCGACTGGCTGAGTTGGACAGCCATGGGACCTGTGGTGGAGGCGGGCGAGGCGGGCGGCCCCGTGGCTGGCGAGGCAGTTTTGCAGGCACGGGCGACGGCTGTTGGGTCCAGGTCTCAGAGGGGTTGGAGCGGGGaatccagctccccatgtctGAGGTGCGTCTGCTGATGTCGGCCTGAGATGCTGAAGCTGCAGCGATGCGCCTGTGGAGAGAGCAGGCTACTGAagccctgctgtggctgcagagccaggcaggtTCTAGGGTGCAGGACAGCACTGGGCAGCCCATGGGGTGTAGGCACCCGGCTGGACACAGGAATTGTGAGCACGAAGAGCTCCATGCAGAAAATGGGACACCCTGCACCCCTCACCTAGGGCACTGCTCGCCTGCCCATAGCTCACCTTGTCGGAGCCCTGAGCATCCTGACCTGCCTGCTCTGCACGTGCTTGGAAGGAGACCTGACCTTGGTAGACCAAGGACACGAAGCTGGACATGGCACTGCAGGGCCAGGAGAGCCTCCTGTTCTCCTTTCTCAGTGTGCCTGGCAGAACCCAGCACTCAGCTcccctgcccatccctggcCAGACAAGGGTACAGCTTTGCCTCTCTAGCACCACCTAAAAGGGTGATTTCTGCTGGTAGGTTCACTGCTAAGGGAGATGTCGCTATTGTGCTGCTCACTTTATATGGCAGTGTCACCCcttactggttttcttcctgattttgcTCTGCCCACCTCTGGTGCTGGGTCTGCTCTTGCCAAGGCAGGGTCACTTTTAACTCATAATTGAAACAGTAAGAACAGGTTTCAGAAATGAGTGCCCAAGAATTGAGAGGCCAGTTAATACCAGAATACCCTACCTCTAAATGCTTCATCGCCAGTAGCAGCCATCTAAGACTGAATTTTCGCAACCCTGCCCCCCCTCCTCAAAAGCTCACCGTCTTCTCTTCCTCCACAGATGGATCACACAGCAAAATACCATCCCAAGCAGCATAGAGCCCAAGACCGCCATGATGCCTTCTGTGCAGAGCTTGCGGAATTCATTCTGATCTGCagcatttgggtttttcttgTCATCCACACCTGCAGGCAGAATTCTGTACGCTGCACGCTACTGGTAATCTCACAAGAGGTCTGACACCACCAGGAAATGTTCTTTCTCGCTCGCTCAGTGAACTTCCTGGGACTGAGACATTTCCTTGGTTTCaaccaaggaagaaaagaaggaaactcCCAAAGCTGCTGCAAATGAGTGCGTCCGGGAGCCTCTCTCTAGGGTGCAtcctctgctcctctcagcTTTGCTTACATTCTGGGATAACCATAATAACTTATGTTACAAGGGCAGTGTAGCTCTGTCGGTTCTGGAGATGACAGTGGTTTTGTAAAGCTACAAAGAGAACCTCCCTCCTGAGAGCAGAGACTCTCCTCACACATTTCTGCGGACACAGATTACCTTTCATTTAGGAAGGATGAACTCCTGTCCTTCATGGTGAGCCGCTATCAGAGGAGAAGAAACATGGGCTCCGGTCTTGAGCCTCCCCCTTCTCTCAGACTGGTTACGTCTGTCTGCTGCGTCTCATTTTCCCCACTTGCAAAATGAAGCCGAGGATGCTGTGCTTTGCTCCTACACCACTGTGTGGCTTGAAGGAGGTGTTGAGAGCTTCTGTTACCGTAACAGGTAGGAAATACTTGTGGAGCTGGAACCTTTGAAATGGGCAAAGCCATAGGACGGAAATGCAGTCATGGTGCACTGGCATTCCTGAGAGACTTCCTGTGACAGATGGGAACCTTTGCTGGTTTTCGTTTGCCTGTTTGGCTTTCTGCATCTGGGATCAAGATGTTGGAAATACCTTTgaccttccctttcttttcctttactgaaAAGATCCAGACATATTTTGGGCTTGCAGTGGGGATTGCCTGACAGAGGATACAGCAACAAAATTAAAGCAAGCAAACTGCAGTAGATTGGACCAGCCTGTCTGATGCCAATGATAGCACTTCAGGATGCAGTAAGCACCAGTGAATGCTGCTCATGTTTGGCTGCTGTGCTCATCTGTACTTTTGCATCTTGAGAAATGACCAAAAAAGACAGTACTCCAGGGAGCAAAGAGCTGTTTTTTTCATGAGTGTGGAAGGAGCTGGGTAACTCCTTTACAGGCCAGAAGCACCATGTGCAGGCTTGGGGACTGCACTCTTACCCCACTGCAATGCCAGATAAAATCAGGGTGGCAGGTGGAAACCATGCCTTCTGCCAAAGAGTAATAGTGATATAAATTAGTCGAGTCCCAAATAggatttttagaatttattaaataaataaaggcaagcaaacagcgcTGGGTGCGCCGGGAGTCTCTGCCCACCAAGACAGGGGTGTTTTTGGTGTACCCCAAATCTGTAGCCTCGTGGAGCTGCCTCAGACCCTTGATCGGGGCACTGGCTTTGGGGTCGGGGGGGTGGTTCCTCTGTCTCGGGGTAGTCGAGGCTGCTGTACTGGTCCTGCAGCACCCGACTGGCTGAGTTGGACAGCCATGGGACCTGTGGTGGAGGCGGGCGAGGCGGGCGGCCCCGTGGCTGGCGAGGCAGTTTTGCAGGCACGGGCGACGGCTGTTGGGTCCAGGTCTCAGAGGGGTTGGAGCGGGGaatccagctccccatgtctGAGGTGCGTCTGCTGATGTCGGCCTGAGATGCTGAAGCTGCAGCGATGCGCCTGTGGAGAGAGCAGGCTACTGAagccctgctgtggctgcagagccaggcaggtTCTAGGGTGCAGGACAGCACTGGGCAGCCCATGGGGTGTAGGCACCCGGCTGGACACAGGAATTGTGAGCACGAAGAGCTCCATGCAGAAAATGGGACACCCTGCACCCCTCACCTAGGGCACTGCTCGCCTGCCCATAGCTCACCTTGTCGGAGCCCTGAGCATCCTGACCTGCCTGCTCTGCACGTGCTTGGAAGGAGACCTGACCTTGGTAGACCAAGGACACGAAGCTGGACATGGCACTGCAGGGCCAGGAGAGCCTCCTGTTCTCCTTTCTCAGTGTGCCTGGCAGAACCCAGCACTCAGCTcccctgcccatccctggcCAGACAAGGGTACAGCTTTGCCTCTCTAGCACCACCTAAAAGGGTGATTTCTGCTGGTAGGTTCACTGCTAAGGGAGATGTCGCTATTGTGCTGCTCACTTTATATGGCAGTGTCACCCcttactggttttcttcctgattttgcTCTGCCCACCTCTGGTGCTGGGTCTGCTCTTGCCAAGGCAGGGTCACTTTTAACTCATAATTGAAACAGTAAGAACAGGTTTCAGAAATGAGTGCCCAAGAATTGAGAGGCCAGTTAATACCAGAATACCCTACCTCTAAATGCTTCATCGCCAGTAGCAGCCATCTAAGACTGAATTTTCGcaaccctcccccccctcctcaAAAGCTCACCGTCTTCTCTTCCTCCACAGATGGATCACACAGCAAAATACCATCCCAAGCAGCATAGAGCCCAAGACCGCCATGATGCCTTCTGTGCAGAGCTTGCGGAATTCATTCTGATCTGCagcatttgggtttttcttgTCATCCACACCTGCAGGCAGAATTCTGTACGCTGCACGCTACTGGTAATCTCACAAGAGGTCTGACACCACCAGGAAATGTTCTTTCTCGCTCGCTCAGTGAACTTCCTGGGACTGAGACATTTCCTTGGTTTCaaccaaggaagaaaagaaggaaactcCCAAAGCTGCTGCAAATGAGTGCGTCCGGGAGCCTCTCTCTAGGGTGCAtcctctgctcctctcagcTTTGCTTACATTCTGGGACAACCATAATCCCGTTTTCCCA
This genomic window from Strigops habroptila isolate Jane chromosome 8, bStrHab1.2.pri, whole genome shotgun sequence contains:
- the LOC115611782 gene encoding serine/arginine repetitive matrix protein 1-like, with the protein product MAVLGSMLLGMVFCCVIHLWRKRRRRIAAASASQADISRRTSDMGSWIPRSNPSETWTQQPSPVPAKLPRQPRGRPPRPPPPQVPWLSNSASRVLQDQYSSLDYPETEEPPPRPPKPVPRSRV
- the LOC115611683 gene encoding serine/arginine repetitive matrix protein 1-like isoform X1, encoding MAVLGSMLLGMVFCCVIHLWRKRRRRIAAASASQADISRRTSDMGSWIPRSNPSETWTQQPSPVPAKLPRQPRGRPPRPPPPQVPWLSNSASRVLQDQYSSLDYPETEEPPPRPQSQCPDQGSEAAPRGYRFGVHQKHPCLGGQRLPAHPALFACLYLFNKF